A genomic segment from Pistricoccus aurantiacus encodes:
- the tamA gene encoding autotransporter assembly complex protein TamA, producing MTYRGVGCFATLLSLGLAQSVHALDSRIEGLDGAVEDNVKIYLQGIEVGQYSRSRLENQVRKQTREAMRAYGYYEPTITDMTFVEDPPERVELTIDPGPRVKITVLDLTIKGDAQDDKAFTQALKDAKLKKGRPLLHKRYDSLKSRLAGLSLQRGYFDSRFTDQRMEVRPWEESARIYLTLDSGPRYRFGEVYYHGSQIDEKRLRKMLPFKPGDLYLAEELAEYNQRLSQSNWFSAMAIRPQLGGAGNLALSSQTNWYDQTALEGDAVRSRPDISSEPRISQSALISASNLQAPEDLAVPIDVQLTPAARHNFEIGVGYATDVGPRLHFSWEQPWLNSDGDSLNHDLFLSAPEQRFTGEYIIPLEDPLKDSYRLQYGFRSKDDNDTQSLEAAVELARRWEFDNGWIQSLYLRTLYEDFTQGEQEDKVLLYYPGISWTRVRTRNPRFPTWGDRQRLALEYSDTFWGSDATFFRTTADTQWIRMLGDDHRFVGRMGLGAISTEDFDKIPPSLRFFAGGDSSVRGYSYESLAPRDDSGKLRGGQQLFTASVEAQRRITGDWWGAAFVDTGDAFDDWWPNELNTGAGLGVRWVSPVGPIRFDIAHPFDDEDNSWRIHFAIGPEF from the coding sequence ATGACCTATCGAGGCGTAGGGTGTTTTGCGACGCTGCTGAGTCTAGGCTTGGCCCAGTCGGTTCACGCACTGGATTCGCGCATCGAAGGGCTCGATGGCGCCGTCGAGGATAACGTAAAGATCTATCTGCAAGGTATCGAGGTCGGCCAGTACAGCCGCTCCAGACTCGAAAACCAGGTGCGCAAGCAGACCCGGGAGGCGATGCGCGCCTACGGGTATTATGAGCCGACCATTACCGATATGACCTTCGTCGAGGATCCGCCAGAACGGGTCGAACTGACGATCGATCCTGGCCCTCGTGTCAAGATCACCGTTCTCGATCTGACGATAAAAGGCGATGCTCAGGATGACAAGGCTTTCACGCAAGCCCTGAAGGACGCCAAGTTGAAGAAGGGCAGGCCCCTGCTTCACAAGCGTTACGATTCGCTGAAAAGCCGCCTGGCAGGCCTTTCCCTGCAGCGCGGCTACTTCGATTCCCGTTTCACGGATCAGCGCATGGAAGTGCGTCCTTGGGAGGAGAGCGCGCGCATCTACCTCACCCTGGATAGCGGTCCACGCTATCGTTTCGGCGAGGTGTACTATCACGGCAGTCAGATCGACGAGAAGAGATTGCGGAAGATGCTGCCCTTCAAGCCAGGGGATCTTTATCTCGCGGAGGAACTTGCCGAATACAATCAGCGCCTCTCCCAGAGCAACTGGTTTTCCGCCATGGCGATTCGCCCACAGTTGGGTGGCGCCGGAAATCTTGCCCTTTCAAGTCAAACGAATTGGTATGATCAGACAGCGCTGGAAGGCGACGCGGTTCGCTCGAGGCCTGACATTTCCAGCGAGCCGCGCATCAGCCAGTCGGCGCTGATATCCGCCAGCAATCTTCAGGCGCCGGAAGATCTCGCGGTGCCCATCGACGTGCAATTGACGCCGGCGGCACGGCACAATTTCGAGATCGGCGTGGGCTATGCCACGGATGTCGGACCGCGCCTGCATTTCTCCTGGGAACAGCCCTGGTTGAACAGCGACGGCGATAGCTTGAACCACGACCTCTTCTTGTCCGCGCCGGAACAACGCTTTACCGGCGAATACATCATACCCTTGGAAGACCCGCTCAAGGACAGCTATCGCCTGCAGTACGGCTTTCGTAGCAAGGACGACAACGATACTCAAAGTCTTGAGGCGGCGGTGGAACTGGCCCGGCGCTGGGAGTTCGACAACGGCTGGATACAGAGCCTCTATCTGCGCACTCTCTACGAGGACTTCACCCAGGGTGAGCAGGAAGACAAGGTGCTGCTTTACTATCCCGGCATCAGCTGGACCCGTGTTCGCACCCGTAACCCGCGTTTTCCTACCTGGGGAGATCGGCAGCGGTTGGCCCTGGAGTATTCCGATACGTTCTGGGGCTCCGATGCCACCTTCTTCCGCACCACCGCGGATACCCAATGGATACGTATGCTGGGAGACGACCATCGTTTTGTCGGGCGCATGGGGCTGGGCGCCATCTCAACCGAGGATTTCGACAAGATACCGCCGTCGCTGCGCTTTTTCGCCGGCGGTGACAGCAGCGTGCGGGGCTACAGCTATGAAAGCCTGGCGCCTCGGGATGACAGCGGTAAACTGCGCGGCGGCCAGCAGCTTTTTACCGCCAGCGTGGAGGCTCAGCGCCGTATCACCGGCGACTGGTGGGGCGCCGCCTTCGTCGATACCGGCGATGCCTTTGACGACTGGTGGCCCAATGAGTTGAATACCGGCGCAGGGCTTGGCGTGCGCTGGGTGTCGCCTGTCGGGCCTATCCGTTTCGATATCGCGCATCCCTTCGACGACGAAGACAACTCCTGGCGCATCCATTTCGCCATAGGACCCGAATTTTGA
- the tamB gene encoding autotransporter assembly complex protein TamB, whose protein sequence is MIWILLRTLIWLPIFLIGLILFLLGLGLSPWGTAWLLEQGQNRGWYSFESVEGSPLDDLVIKNLELTSGPVQGTIAHLKIDWAKDCVLSGKLCLDKLDVDGADLALVAGDQPAEQEPAQEDEAAGGDIILPFPIEIRDVNLDNVSFRLADGTRIAWREFSTGATLENNTFELSPTHWREILVTLPVTSGQALTAAPASEASTEEGDSTPETLIAAPIDASIALRSPLPASVAPTLETAKQVPLDERERLELPEVHLPIQIEAPRIAVENLRFKAPADTFVVDRLELALSGHDSTVTIEPLSVSSPMADAALVAQVELQGDYPLTASFSSELYLPERMPALSGQQMELELTGSLADLNLRLETQGPVTANLSATLDALDPTLPFDASLEASSLRWPLEGADTQVADEQAKKEEAKEDAKKENAEEGGPDSTPQEPYRVKNLALEARGSLTGYRTSLQLSASGPQFDETRLLLEGEGDLSRFAWQPLELTTADGGSLTSQGKVDWQDALKLETSLTLNGLDPGAFTEAVQGNLNGNARLSFTQTDAGWRVALPTLDIDGELQDLPLSLEASLAGNSDMHWDVDRLLLNQGENRLTARGQIAERISLNGEIRAPALQAISPELDGVLQGDFALGGTLKAPRIDVDLQGSDLRFADNRLDSLALDANVEGAEDPKLDITLRIRQLEAAGQRLDSVDLTLDGKLSDHRLDLNSQAAPDMPFSRAELVLVGGLNKQRTRYKGQLSPLNVDTQYGDLSLDDPLDFTANLDEGSIGVQPFCLRRQQGGGLCLTEPLEASAKQGKATLALRQLPMSMFAASVPEGWDLDGETNGDIQASWSGGGSQWQLASDFKSELGLQGTDAYGQPWSLPGSSLNIEIDATQRQAKADLELSLAEAGRLLLDTTIDDPQNIGSLSGELRLEDIRLEPYRRLIAGMEKLNGTLGGRVAIGGNLEAPSLNGDIRLTGLEAKGAEVPVEVEDGEINVNLDGNQGAIDGYIDGEEGRLNLDGSAAWPSPSEWRAQIDIDGQEDPLLVILPDFGRLKIAPDLRVQVDPELLKVRGQVRIPWARLEVGKIPPSAVSPSGDEVIITREDDRRAAQEAEERRRALENGQAQVGESTSQALAKAGMATDIRIDLVLGPDMQLEAYGLESGLRGNLQVRQQNGPVQLFGDVNLEEGRFRAYGQDLLIRQGQITFSGPAGQPLLQFEAIRNPEKTEDQVIAGLRVTGPAEAPNLEIFSEPAMNESRALSYLLRGRAPENTGDTGGALTSALIGLSISRTGGAVSQVGQAFGVDDLTLDTAGSGEDSQVVVRGQLTDDLQISYGVGVFSPIAELTLRYSLWRNLYLQAVSGAAQAVDLIYSFQLGKPDGE, encoded by the coding sequence TTGATCTGGATACTGCTTCGAACACTGATCTGGCTGCCTATCTTTTTGATTGGCTTGATTCTTTTTCTATTGGGCTTGGGACTTTCCCCTTGGGGAACGGCTTGGCTGCTGGAGCAGGGCCAGAATCGTGGCTGGTATAGTTTCGAAAGTGTCGAAGGTAGCCCTCTCGATGACTTGGTCATCAAGAATCTCGAACTCACCAGTGGACCGGTGCAGGGCACCATCGCGCATCTGAAAATCGATTGGGCGAAGGATTGCGTGCTTTCCGGAAAGCTTTGCCTCGATAAGCTGGATGTGGACGGGGCGGATCTCGCTCTGGTGGCCGGCGACCAGCCCGCGGAGCAAGAGCCGGCCCAGGAAGACGAGGCGGCGGGCGGCGACATCATTCTGCCGTTTCCTATCGAGATTCGTGACGTCAACCTGGATAACGTCAGTTTTCGCCTGGCGGATGGCACCCGTATCGCCTGGCGGGAATTCTCCACCGGGGCCACTCTCGAGAATAATACTTTCGAGCTATCACCTACCCACTGGCGGGAGATTCTGGTCACGCTGCCGGTCACTTCCGGCCAGGCGTTGACGGCCGCCCCGGCCAGCGAAGCATCCACCGAGGAAGGGGATTCCACGCCGGAGACGCTGATCGCTGCGCCCATCGACGCCAGCATCGCGCTTCGGTCGCCGCTTCCCGCCAGCGTTGCGCCGACTCTGGAAACCGCCAAACAGGTGCCTCTGGATGAGCGCGAACGGCTGGAACTGCCGGAGGTTCATCTGCCGATCCAGATCGAAGCGCCCAGGATTGCCGTCGAGAACCTGCGGTTCAAGGCGCCGGCGGATACCTTTGTGGTCGATCGGCTGGAACTGGCGCTGAGCGGTCACGACAGCACCGTCACGATCGAACCTCTGTCCGTGAGTTCCCCCATGGCGGATGCGGCGCTGGTGGCTCAGGTCGAGCTACAAGGCGATTATCCCTTGACCGCCAGCTTTTCCAGCGAGCTCTATCTTCCCGAGCGCATGCCGGCGCTTTCCGGACAGCAGATGGAGTTGGAGCTCACCGGCAGCCTGGCGGATCTGAACCTGCGCTTGGAAACCCAGGGCCCTGTCACCGCCAACCTGAGCGCAACGCTGGACGCGCTGGATCCAACCTTGCCCTTTGACGCCAGCCTCGAGGCATCGTCGCTACGCTGGCCCTTGGAAGGAGCGGATACGCAGGTCGCTGACGAACAGGCGAAGAAAGAAGAGGCAAAGGAAGATGCCAAGAAAGAAAACGCCGAGGAAGGTGGCCCTGACAGCACGCCTCAGGAGCCTTACCGGGTCAAGAACCTGGCGCTTGAGGCCAGGGGCAGCCTGACCGGCTACCGGACTTCACTCCAACTCAGCGCTTCCGGCCCGCAGTTCGACGAGACTCGGCTTTTACTGGAGGGAGAAGGGGATCTTTCCCGGTTTGCCTGGCAGCCTCTCGAATTGACCACCGCGGATGGCGGCAGCCTGACCAGTCAGGGCAAGGTGGACTGGCAGGATGCGCTCAAGCTCGAGACCAGCCTGACCCTGAACGGCCTCGACCCCGGCGCCTTTACCGAAGCGGTGCAGGGCAATTTGAACGGCAACGCCCGGCTGAGCTTCACGCAAACCGACGCCGGTTGGCGGGTCGCGCTGCCGACGCTGGATATCGATGGTGAACTGCAGGATCTACCGCTGTCTCTCGAAGCCAGCCTCGCCGGCAATAGCGACATGCATTGGGATGTGGATCGGCTGCTGCTGAACCAGGGTGAAAATCGCCTGACGGCTCGAGGGCAAATAGCGGAGCGGATCTCCCTGAACGGTGAGATTCGCGCGCCGGCGCTGCAGGCGATTTCGCCGGAGCTCGATGGTGTTCTGCAAGGAGATTTTGCCTTGGGCGGCACCTTGAAGGCGCCTCGAATCGACGTCGATCTGCAGGGAAGCGATCTGCGCTTCGCCGATAATCGGCTCGATTCGCTTGCTCTGGACGCGAATGTAGAAGGCGCAGAGGATCCAAAACTGGATATCACCCTGAGGATTCGACAGCTGGAAGCGGCGGGGCAGCGCCTGGACAGCGTCGACCTGACCCTGGACGGCAAACTGTCCGATCATCGCCTTGATTTGAACAGCCAGGCGGCGCCCGACATGCCATTTTCTCGAGCGGAGCTGGTTCTGGTCGGCGGGTTGAACAAGCAGCGAACTCGCTACAAGGGACAGCTTTCTCCACTGAATGTCGACACGCAATATGGCGATCTGAGCCTGGATGACCCGCTTGATTTCACGGCGAATCTCGACGAAGGCAGTATCGGCGTGCAGCCCTTTTGCCTGCGCCGCCAGCAGGGCGGCGGGCTCTGTCTGACCGAGCCCCTGGAAGCCTCCGCCAAGCAGGGCAAGGCGACTCTTGCGCTCAGACAGCTGCCCATGTCGATGTTTGCGGCCAGCGTGCCGGAAGGCTGGGATCTCGACGGCGAGACCAATGGCGATATTCAAGCCAGCTGGTCCGGGGGCGGCAGCCAGTGGCAGCTGGCAAGCGATTTCAAGAGCGAGCTTGGGCTGCAGGGCACCGACGCCTATGGACAACCCTGGTCGCTGCCCGGCTCGAGCCTGAACATCGAGATAGATGCCACTCAGCGCCAGGCCAAGGCCGACCTGGAGTTGAGCCTGGCGGAAGCGGGGCGGCTACTGCTCGATACCACCATCGATGATCCACAGAACATCGGCTCCCTCAGCGGCGAGCTGCGTCTCGAGGACATCCGTCTGGAACCGTATCGGCGCCTGATCGCCGGCATGGAAAAGCTCAACGGCACCCTGGGCGGCCGAGTCGCCATCGGCGGCAATCTCGAAGCCCCCAGTCTCAACGGGGATATTCGCCTGACAGGGCTGGAGGCCAAGGGTGCGGAAGTCCCGGTAGAGGTCGAGGACGGGGAGATCAACGTCAATCTCGACGGTAATCAGGGCGCCATCGATGGCTATATCGATGGGGAGGAAGGTCGTCTGAACCTGGACGGCAGCGCCGCCTGGCCAAGCCCGTCCGAATGGCGAGCGCAAATCGACATCGACGGTCAGGAAGATCCGCTGCTGGTGATACTGCCGGATTTCGGCAGGCTCAAGATCGCACCGGATTTGCGTGTCCAGGTCGACCCCGAACTGCTCAAGGTGCGCGGGCAGGTCAGAATACCCTGGGCGCGACTCGAAGTCGGCAAGATCCCGCCTTCCGCGGTCAGCCCCAGCGGAGACGAAGTCATCATCACCCGGGAAGACGATCGTCGCGCCGCGCAAGAAGCAGAGGAACGCCGCCGAGCGCTCGAGAACGGGCAGGCTCAGGTCGGTGAATCCACCTCCCAGGCCCTGGCGAAGGCCGGCATGGCCACGGACATACGGATTGATCTGGTGCTGGGGCCGGACATGCAGCTGGAAGCCTACGGCCTTGAATCCGGATTGCGTGGCAACCTGCAGGTGCGTCAACAGAACGGTCCGGTACAGCTGTTTGGCGACGTCAATCTGGAGGAGGGGCGTTTTCGCGCCTATGGCCAGGATCTGTTGATTCGCCAGGGCCAGATCACCTTCAGCGGCCCTGCGGGACAGCCGCTCCTGCAGTTCGAAGCCATACGCAACCCGGAAAAGACCGAGGACCAGGTGATTGCCGGCTTGCGGGTGACCGGCCCTGCGGAGGCGCCGAACCTGGAGATATTCTCGGAGCCTGCCATGAACGAGAGCCGTGCGCTTTCCTATCTGCTGCGCGGGCGGGCGCCGGAAAATACCGGGGACACCGGTGGCGCCTTGACCTCGGCACTGATCGGCCTGTCGATTTCCCGTACCGGCGGCGCCGTCAGTCAGGTAGGTCAGGCCTTCGGCGTCGACGATCTCACCCTGGATACCGCCGGCAGCGGTGAGGATAGTCAGGTAGTGGTACGTGGCCAACTGACCGACGACCTGCAGATCAGCTACGGCGTCGGCGTTTTCTCACCCATTGCCGAGCTGACGCTGCGTTATTCTCTCTGGCGAAATCTGTACCTGCAGGCGGTTTCCGGCGCGGCCCAGGCGGTGGACCTGATTTACAGTTTCCAATTGGGCAAGCCTGATGGCGAATGA
- the msrA gene encoding peptide-methionine (S)-S-oxide reductase MsrA — translation MVDSQNALSGREKAMEISGVHRINGNDMRGPIPEGFEEIVLGLGCFWGAERLFWQLPGVYVTAVGYAGGFTPNPSYEETCSGRTGHAEVVRVVFDPRQISLDELLQHFWEAHDPTQGMRQGNDVGTQYRSAIYTTSDAQQQTAERSKAQYQQALSSAGKKEITTEIRPLEAFYFAEEYHQQYLDKNPGGYCGLKGTGVACPISA, via the coding sequence ATGGTCGATTCGCAAAACGCCTTGTCCGGACGTGAGAAAGCAATGGAGATCAGCGGCGTGCATCGGATCAACGGCAACGACATGCGCGGCCCTATTCCCGAAGGCTTCGAGGAAATCGTGCTGGGTCTGGGCTGCTTCTGGGGCGCGGAGCGTCTGTTCTGGCAACTGCCCGGGGTATACGTGACCGCGGTGGGCTACGCCGGTGGATTCACGCCGAATCCGAGCTATGAAGAAACCTGCAGCGGGCGCACCGGCCACGCGGAGGTCGTGCGGGTGGTATTCGATCCGCGGCAGATCTCCCTTGACGAGCTGCTGCAGCACTTCTGGGAAGCTCACGATCCGACTCAGGGCATGCGCCAGGGCAACGACGTCGGCACCCAGTATCGTTCGGCGATCTATACCACGAGCGACGCCCAGCAGCAGACTGCCGAACGCAGCAAGGCCCAGTATCAGCAGGCCCTGAGCAGCGCTGGCAAGAAGGAGATCACTACGGAGATCCGCCCGCTGGAGGCGTTCTACTTCGCCGAGGAATATCACCAGCAGTATCTGGACAAGAACCCCGGCGGCTATTGCGGCTTGAAGGGAACTGGCGTGGCCTGTCCAATTTCTGCGTAA
- a CDS encoding YqaA family protein, translated as MGEATGYLGLFTSSFLAATLLPFYSEVLLAGLVKAGFDTLALLLVATAGNTLGAAANWVLGRYCEHYKDRRWFPFKEKSLGHAQRWFNRFGVWSLLLAWLPIGGDALTFVAGLMRVPFLLFFLLTGIGKAARYAVVILAMQPF; from the coding sequence ATGGGGGAAGCGACGGGCTACCTGGGTCTGTTCACTTCCTCCTTTCTGGCGGCGACACTGCTGCCCTTCTATTCGGAAGTACTGCTGGCAGGGTTGGTCAAGGCTGGTTTCGATACGCTCGCTCTGCTACTGGTGGCTACCGCCGGCAATACGCTTGGCGCGGCGGCGAACTGGGTGCTGGGCCGCTACTGCGAACACTACAAGGATCGACGCTGGTTTCCCTTCAAGGAAAAATCCCTGGGTCACGCCCAGCGCTGGTTCAATCGCTTCGGCGTCTGGTCACTGCTGCTGGCCTGGTTGCCCATCGGCGGCGACGCCCTGACTTTCGTCGCCGGCCTGATGCGAGTGCCCTTCCTGCTCTTCTTCCTGCTGACGGGTATCGGCAAGGCGGCGCGCTACGCGGTGGTGATCCTGGCCATGCAGCCGTTTTAG
- a CDS encoding ABC transporter ATP-binding protein, with protein MSANAQSLAADTATSPALLEIRDLYKRFSLSGDFLEQLHFKGGKLMRHQEFVHAINGVSLNIRQGEALCVVGESGCGKSTVARTVMGLISPTQGEIHYAGKRIDNLSSRQLLPYRRRMQMIFQNPYASLNPRMTIQQTLEEPLKLHHPDWSKTRIRGKVTEVMHSVGIDPDWGTRFGHEFSGGQRQRIAIARALAVDPEFIVADEPISALDVSIQAQVLNLLMEAQQERHLTYLFITHDLAVVEHFGTRVVVMYLGTVCEVAPTKQLFDSPRHPYTQALLSAIPRLEDKRPQHIRLKGEVPTPVKLPSGCVFHGRCPYANARCREEIPKLLETQDGTLVACHGVEEGRIE; from the coding sequence ATGAGCGCAAATGCCCAATCCCTGGCTGCCGATACCGCCACGTCGCCCGCGCTGCTGGAGATTCGCGATCTCTACAAGCGTTTCTCGCTTTCCGGTGACTTTCTGGAACAGCTGCATTTCAAGGGCGGCAAGCTGATGCGCCATCAGGAATTCGTCCATGCCATCAACGGGGTCAGCCTGAACATCCGGCAGGGCGAAGCGCTATGCGTGGTGGGGGAGTCCGGCTGCGGCAAGTCCACCGTGGCGCGCACGGTGATGGGCTTGATTTCCCCGACCCAAGGGGAGATTCACTATGCGGGAAAGCGCATCGACAACCTTTCCAGTCGTCAGCTGCTGCCCTATCGGCGGCGCATGCAGATGATCTTTCAGAATCCCTACGCCTCCCTCAACCCGCGCATGACTATCCAGCAGACTCTGGAGGAACCGCTGAAACTGCATCATCCGGACTGGAGCAAAACGCGGATTCGCGGCAAGGTGACCGAAGTGATGCATTCCGTGGGCATCGATCCGGACTGGGGCACGCGCTTCGGCCACGAGTTCTCCGGCGGCCAGCGTCAGCGTATCGCCATCGCCCGGGCCCTGGCGGTGGACCCGGAATTCATCGTCGCTGACGAGCCGATCTCCGCCCTGGACGTGTCCATTCAGGCCCAGGTGCTCAACCTGCTGATGGAAGCCCAGCAGGAGCGCCACCTGACCTATCTGTTCATCACTCACGACCTGGCGGTGGTGGAGCATTTCGGTACCCGGGTGGTAGTGATGTACCTGGGAACGGTATGTGAGGTGGCGCCGACCAAACAGCTGTTCGACAGCCCCCGCCATCCTTACACCCAGGCGCTCTTGTCCGCCATACCGCGACTCGAGGATAAGCGACCGCAGCATATTCGCCTGAAAGGTGAGGTGCCTACGCCGGTAAAACTTCCCTCCGGCTGCGTGTTCCACGGACGCTGCCCTTATGCCAATGCGCGCTGTCGCGAGGAAATCCCCAAGCTGCTGGAGACGCAGGACGGCACTCTGGTGGCCTGTCACGGTGTCGAGGAAGGCCGCATCGAGTGA
- a CDS encoding ABC transporter ATP-binding protein, whose product MALLEVKELDVRFALRHGDLRALRDLSFSLDRGERLGIVGESGAGKSVAAFTLLNLISLPGYIAGGSIRFDGQELVGLSDRRLRRIRGKRMSMIFQDPMMTLNPVLSIGEQMVECLKAHRRISSREAKRIALDKLSQVQIPSPEKRLDQYPHELSGGMRQRVIIAIALLLDPDIIIADEPTTALDVTIQAEIMALLLELCEHNNVGLILITHDLGVVNQVTQRMLVMYAGRIIEQGPTRDIIDTPQHPYTRGLIDALPQMATPGARLNQIPGSMPSLNNLPSGCAFHPRCGFVNDESGRPRPACLNQVPGFVNVGDIQTACHWVAEKQGKPMQTRTGEKSQSETSP is encoded by the coding sequence ATGGCATTACTCGAAGTCAAGGAACTCGACGTCCGTTTCGCCCTGCGTCACGGCGATCTGCGCGCCCTGCGGGACCTGAGCTTCAGCCTGGATCGCGGCGAGCGCCTGGGCATCGTCGGTGAATCCGGCGCCGGAAAGTCCGTGGCGGCCTTTACCCTGCTCAACCTGATTTCCCTGCCCGGCTATATCGCCGGCGGCAGCATCCGGTTCGACGGCCAGGAACTGGTCGGCCTCTCGGATCGCCGGCTGCGACGCATTCGCGGCAAGCGCATGTCGATGATCTTTCAGGATCCGATGATGACCCTCAACCCGGTGCTCAGCATCGGCGAACAGATGGTCGAGTGTCTCAAGGCGCATCGACGTATTTCCTCTCGAGAGGCCAAGCGCATCGCCTTGGACAAGCTTTCCCAGGTACAGATTCCTTCCCCGGAGAAGCGTCTGGATCAGTACCCTCACGAGCTTTCCGGGGGCATGCGTCAGCGGGTGATCATCGCCATCGCCCTGCTGCTGGACCCGGATATCATCATCGCCGACGAGCCCACCACCGCGCTGGATGTCACCATCCAAGCGGAGATCATGGCGCTGCTGCTGGAGCTGTGCGAGCACAATAACGTCGGCCTGATCCTGATCACTCACGATCTCGGGGTGGTCAACCAGGTGACCCAGCGCATGCTGGTGATGTACGCGGGACGCATTATCGAGCAGGGACCGACGCGGGACATCATCGATACGCCCCAGCATCCCTACACCCGAGGGCTGATCGATGCCCTGCCCCAGATGGCCACCCCCGGCGCGCGGCTCAACCAGATTCCCGGCAGCATGCCATCCCTCAACAACCTGCCCAGCGGCTGCGCCTTCCATCCCCGCTGCGGCTTCGTCAACGATGAAAGCGGTCGCCCGCGTCCCGCCTGCCTGAATCAGGTGCCGGGGTTCGTCAACGTCGGTGATATTCAGACCGCCTGCCACTGGGTAGCGGAAAAGCAAGGCAAGCCGATGCAGACTCGCACCGGCGAGAAGAGCCAGTCGGAGACAAGCCCATGA
- a CDS encoding ABC transporter permease yields the protein MTIPTTAAPPSRWVRFRDSYLLHSFRRDLIAQISLLIFIVMVAAAVLAPWISPTDPYDLAQIDILSSELPPFWIDGSDPYYLLGTDAQGRDLLSTILYGTRVSLIIGFGAVFLQALLGVCFGLMAGYLGGRVDAFLMRLADIQLSFSTLMVAIIVGALVKAIFGGATFSDYAVPLLVVIIGLAEWPQYARTVRASVLAEKSKEYVDAARIMGLKSRRIMFRHILPNTLSPIFVISTVQIANAIISEAALSFLGLGMPETQPSLGSLIKSGFDYIQSGSWWITLLPGAVLVVLVLVINLLGDWLRDVLNPRLYKN from the coding sequence ATGACGATCCCGACGACCGCAGCGCCGCCCAGCCGCTGGGTGCGTTTTCGCGACTCCTATCTGCTGCACAGCTTCAGGCGCGATCTGATCGCTCAAATCAGCCTGCTGATCTTCATTGTCATGGTGGCGGCGGCGGTGCTGGCGCCCTGGATATCGCCCACGGACCCTTACGACCTGGCCCAGATCGATATCCTGAGCTCGGAGCTGCCGCCCTTCTGGATCGACGGCAGCGATCCGTATTACCTGCTGGGCACCGACGCCCAGGGGCGGGATCTGCTTTCCACCATTCTCTACGGCACTCGGGTCTCGTTGATCATCGGCTTCGGCGCGGTGTTCCTGCAGGCCCTGCTCGGGGTTTGTTTCGGACTGATGGCCGGCTACCTGGGCGGTCGCGTGGACGCCTTTTTGATGCGCCTGGCGGATATCCAGCTGTCATTTTCCACTCTGATGGTGGCAATCATCGTCGGCGCCCTGGTCAAGGCGATCTTCGGCGGCGCCACTTTCAGCGATTACGCGGTGCCCCTGCTGGTGGTCATCATCGGTCTGGCGGAGTGGCCCCAGTACGCACGTACCGTGCGCGCTTCCGTACTGGCGGAGAAGAGCAAGGAATACGTGGACGCGGCTCGGATCATGGGACTCAAGAGCCGACGCATCATGTTCCGGCATATCCTGCCCAACACCCTGTCGCCGATCTTTGTCATCTCCACGGTGCAGATCGCCAACGCCATCATCTCCGAGGCGGCGCTTTCCTTCCTGGGGCTCGGCATGCCGGAAACCCAGCCGTCCCTGGGCTCGCTGATCAAGTCCGGCTTCGACTACATCCAGTCCGGCTCCTGGTGGATCACGCTGCTGCCCGGGGCGGTGCTGGTGGTGCTGGTGCTGGTCATCAACCTGCTGGGCGACTGGTTGCGGGACGTGCTGAATCCGCGGCTTTACAAGAATTAA